One window of the Pyrus communis chromosome 17, drPyrComm1.1, whole genome shotgun sequence genome contains the following:
- the LOC137723702 gene encoding peroxidase 21 isoform X2 — protein sequence MMAFYKHHAFSSFSMFLLFPLLLQFQFGESELQLNYYSNSCPKAEEIIKQEVTKLYYEHGNTAVSWLRNLFHDCIVQGCDASLLLESVNGIKSEKASGRSFGMRNFKYVNTIKKALEDECPSTVSCADVVALSARDGIVMLGGPRIEMKTGRKDSKESYASVVEEFIPNHNDSISSVLSRFQSIGIDAEGTVAILGAHSVGRVHCVNLVGRLYPTVDPTLDPDHAEYLKGRCPTPTPDPKAVLYARNDRETPMLLDNYYYKNLLNHKGLLTVDQELASDPATLPFVEKMAADNDYFSEQFSRAALLLSENNPLTGDQGEVRKDCRYVNAS from the exons ATGATGGCCTTCTATAAGCACCACGCTTTCTCAAGCTTCTCGATGTTTTTGTTGTTTCCATTGCTCTTGCAATTTCAGTTTG GTGAAAGTGAGCTCCAACTTAACTATTACTCCAATAGTTGCCCAAAAGCTGAAGAAATCATCAAGCAAGAGGTCACCAAGCTATACTATGAACATGGGAACACAGCCGTTTCGTGGTTAAGAAATCTCTTTCACGATTGCATCGTTCAG GGATGTGATGCCTCTCTATTGCTAGAGAGTGTGAATGGCATAAAGTCAGAGAAGGCATCGGGGAGGAGCTTCGGGATGAGAAATTTCAAGTACGTAAACACAATAAAAAAGGCCCTTGAGGACGAATGCCCTTCCACAGTTTCTTGTGCTGATGTTGTTGCTCTTTCTGCAAGAGATGGCATTGTCATG TTAGGAGGGCCACGCATTGAGATGAAGACGGGAAGGAAGGACAGCAAGGAGAGTTACGCAAGTGTGGTGGAAGAGTTCATTCCTAATCACAATGATTCCATATCTTCAGTGCTTTCTCGCTTTCAGTCCATCGGCATCGATGCCGAAGGAACAGTGGCCATTTTAG GAGCTCACTCTGTGGGTCGAGTCCACTGTGTGAACCTGGTAGGGAGGCTCTACCCAACCGTGGATCCAACCCTAGACCCTGACCATGCCGAATACCTCAAAGGTCGGTGCCCAACTCCAACCCCAGACCCAAAAGCAGTTCTCTACGCAAGGAACGACCGTGAAACACCCATGCTTCTCGACAACTATTATTACAAGAACCTGCTAAACCACAAGGGTCTGCTCACCGTCGACCAAGAACTAGCTTCTGACCCAGCTACATTGCCCTTTGTGGAAAAGATGGCCGCCGATAACGACTACTTCAGCGAGCAGTTTTCTAGGGCTGCCCTTCTTTTGTCTGAGAACAACCCGCTTACTGGAGACCAAGGAGAAGTTAGAAAGGATTGCCGATATGTGAATGCAAGTTAG
- the LOC137723702 gene encoding peroxidase 21 isoform X1, translated as MMAFYKHHAFSSFSMFLLFPLLLQFQFGESELQLNYYSNSCPKAEEIIKQEVTKLYYEHGNTAVSWLRNLFHDCIVQGCDASLLLESVNGIKSEKASGRSFGMRNFKYVNTIKKALEDECPSTVSCADVVALSARDGIVMVCIILGGPRIEMKTGRKDSKESYASVVEEFIPNHNDSISSVLSRFQSIGIDAEGTVAILGAHSVGRVHCVNLVGRLYPTVDPTLDPDHAEYLKGRCPTPTPDPKAVLYARNDRETPMLLDNYYYKNLLNHKGLLTVDQELASDPATLPFVEKMAADNDYFSEQFSRAALLLSENNPLTGDQGEVRKDCRYVNAS; from the exons ATGATGGCCTTCTATAAGCACCACGCTTTCTCAAGCTTCTCGATGTTTTTGTTGTTTCCATTGCTCTTGCAATTTCAGTTTG GTGAAAGTGAGCTCCAACTTAACTATTACTCCAATAGTTGCCCAAAAGCTGAAGAAATCATCAAGCAAGAGGTCACCAAGCTATACTATGAACATGGGAACACAGCCGTTTCGTGGTTAAGAAATCTCTTTCACGATTGCATCGTTCAG GGATGTGATGCCTCTCTATTGCTAGAGAGTGTGAATGGCATAAAGTCAGAGAAGGCATCGGGGAGGAGCTTCGGGATGAGAAATTTCAAGTACGTAAACACAATAAAAAAGGCCCTTGAGGACGAATGCCCTTCCACAGTTTCTTGTGCTGATGTTGTTGCTCTTTCTGCAAGAGATGGCATTGTCATGGTATGTATCATA TTAGGAGGGCCACGCATTGAGATGAAGACGGGAAGGAAGGACAGCAAGGAGAGTTACGCAAGTGTGGTGGAAGAGTTCATTCCTAATCACAATGATTCCATATCTTCAGTGCTTTCTCGCTTTCAGTCCATCGGCATCGATGCCGAAGGAACAGTGGCCATTTTAG GAGCTCACTCTGTGGGTCGAGTCCACTGTGTGAACCTGGTAGGGAGGCTCTACCCAACCGTGGATCCAACCCTAGACCCTGACCATGCCGAATACCTCAAAGGTCGGTGCCCAACTCCAACCCCAGACCCAAAAGCAGTTCTCTACGCAAGGAACGACCGTGAAACACCCATGCTTCTCGACAACTATTATTACAAGAACCTGCTAAACCACAAGGGTCTGCTCACCGTCGACCAAGAACTAGCTTCTGACCCAGCTACATTGCCCTTTGTGGAAAAGATGGCCGCCGATAACGACTACTTCAGCGAGCAGTTTTCTAGGGCTGCCCTTCTTTTGTCTGAGAACAACCCGCTTACTGGAGACCAAGGAGAAGTTAGAAAGGATTGCCGATATGTGAATGCAAGTTAG
- the LOC137723067 gene encoding L-type lectin-domain containing receptor kinase VIII.1-like, which yields MLDFHCFLYILILCISKAAVFAVVAATEFDFGTLTLSSLKLIGDAHLSNGSVRLTRDLAVPNSGAGRVLYSKPIRFRQPSSPVPASFSTFFSFSVTNLNPSSIGGGLAFLISPDDVALGDAGGFLGLQSGPDTGSGFVAVEFDTLMDVEFKDINGNHVGLDLDSIVSTRVSDLDAVDIDLKSGDLVNSWIEYDGSSKVINVSVSYSNLKPKEAVLSFSLDLAQYVSDFMYVGFSGSTQGSTEIHSVEWWSFSSSFDSPVSPSGSASPPPPSTTLMNPTANSVKSPPPSMPPSGSSSSTASGTNQKSKSSSSCHNQLCREGPGAVAGVVTASAFVLAVFAGVLIWVYSKKVKQVKKSDSNFASDIIKMPKEFTYRELKEATKCFNANRIIGHGAFGTVYKGILSDTGDIVAVKRCSHSSQGKNEFLSELSIIGTLRHRNLVRLQGWCHEKGEILLVYDLMPNGSLDKALFEARTPLPWPHRRKILLGVASALAYLHQECENQVIHRDIKTSNIMLDEGFSARLGDFGLARQIEHDKSPDATVAAGTMGYLAPEYLLTGRATEKTDVFSFGAVVLEVGSGRRPIEREVSGVGKAGACNNLVEWVWGLHRDERLLTAADPRLEGQFDEGEMRKVLLVGLACSHPDPNCRPAMRGVVQMLVGEAQVPIVPRTKPCTSFSTSHLLLSLQDSVSDCNGMITISTSSDELSFRAGAGGDHIV from the coding sequence ATGTTGGATTTTCACTGCTTCCTTTACATTCTGATTCTCTGCATTTCCAAAGCCGCCGTGTTCGCCGTCGTCGCCGCCACCGAATTTGACTTCGGCACCTTGACTCTGAGCAGCCTGAAGCTCATTGGCGATGCCCACCTGAGCAATGGGAGTGTGCGGCTCACCCGCGACCTCGCCGTTCCCAACTCCGGCGCCGGCCGCGTTTTATACTCCAAACCTATTCGCTTCCGCCAGCCTTCCTCCCCAGTCCCGGCGAGCTTCTCCACATTCTTCTCATTCTCCGTCACCAACCTCAACCCCTCCTCCATCGGCGGCGGTCTCGCGTTCCTCATCTCCCCCGACGACGTCGCTCTCGGCGACGCCGGCGGGTTCCTTGGCCTTCAGTCGGGTCCGGATACAGGGTCGGGTTTCGTGGCTGTCGAATTCGATACGCTCATGGACGTCGAGTTCAAGGACATCAACGGCAACCACGTCGGGTTGGATCTGGACTCCATAGTGTCGACACGTGTCAGCGATCTGGATGCCGTCGACATCGATCTCAAGAGCGGCGATCTGGTGAACTCGTGGATCGAGTACGACGGGTCGAGTAAGGTCATCAACGTCTCGGTTTCGTACTCGAATCTGAAACCCAAAGAAGCGGTTCTATCATTCTCCCTCGATCTAGCCCAGTACGTCAGCGATTTTATGTACGTTGGGTTTTCCGGGTCGACCCAGGGAAGCACGGAGATTCACAGCGTCGAGTGGTGGAGCTTCAGCTCGTCGTTCGATTCCCCTGTTTCGCCATCCGGGTCGGCGTCTCCGCCGCCGCCGAGCACTACTTTGATGAACCCAACTGCCAATTCAGTAAAATCTCCACCACCTTCAATGCCGCCAAGTGGGTCTTCTTCTAGTACTGCTAGCGGTACTAATCAGAAGAGCAAGTCGTCTTCTTCCTGCCATAACCAGCTCTGCAGAGAAGGTCCGGGAGCCGTCGCCGGAGTTGTCACCGCTTCCGCTTTTGTTTTGGCTGTGTTTGCGGGTGTTTTAATCTGGGTTTACTCCAAGAAAGTCAAACAAGTCAAGAAATCGGATTCGAATTTCGCTTCGGATATCATCAAAATGCCGAAGGAGTTCACTTACAGGGAGCTCAAGGAAGCAACTAAATGCTTCAATGCCAATAGAATCATCGGGCATGGTGCTTTTGGAACTGTCTACAAAGGCATATTATCCGACACCGGTGACATTGTCGCGGTGAAGAGGTGCAGCCACAGCAGTCAGGGGAAGAACGAGTTCTTGTCGGAATTGTCGATAATTGGAACTCTCAGGCACCGGAATTTGGTGAGGCTCCAAGGCTGGTGCCACGAGAAGGGCGAAATTTTGTTGGTGTATGATTTAATGCCGAATGGCAGTCTCGACAAGGCATTGTTCGAGGCAAGAACGCCGCTTCCATGGCCGCACCGGCGAAAAATTCTATTGGGAGTTGCCTCTGCTCTGGCCTATTTGCACCAAGAATGTGAAAATCAGGTGATCCATAGGGACATTAAGACCAGTAACATAATGCTGGATGAAGGGTTCAGTGCCCGGTTGGGGGATTTCGGTTTGGCGAGGCAAATCGAGCACGATAAGTCGCCAGACGCCACGGTGGCGGCCGGGACAATGGGGTACCTGGCGCCGGAGTACTTGTTGACAGGCAGAGCTACTGAGAAAACGGATGTGTTTAGCTTTGGGGCGGTGGTGCTTGAGGTGGGGAGTGGGAGGAGGCCAATTGAGAGGGAGGTGAGTGGGGTAGGGAAAGCAGGAGCGTGTAATAATTTGGTGGAGTGGGTGTGGGGATTGCACAGAGATGAGCGGTTGTTGACGGCGGCGGACCCGAGATTGGAGGGGCAATTTGATGAGGGGGAGATGAGGAAGGTGCTGCTGGTTGGGCTGGCTTGCTCACATCCTGACCCTAATTGTAGGCCAGCAATGAGAGGGGTGGTTCAGATGCTGGTGGGTGAAGCTCAAGTCCCAATTGTGCCAAGAACAAAGCCTTGCACAAGTTTCAGCACTTCACATCTTTTGTTGAGCTTGCAGGACAGTGTTTCTGACTGCAATGGCATGATCACCATCTCCACCTCCTCCGACGAACTCAGCTTCCGCGCCGGCGCCGGCGGTGATCACATCGTCTGA
- the LOC137722714 gene encoding DNA-binding protein S1FA encodes MADQFEDKVPPSDAKGLNPGMIVLIVVVGLLVIFLVGNYALYVYAQRTLPPKKKKPVSKKKLKKERLKQGVSAPGE; translated from the exons ATGGCTGATCAGTTCGAGGACAAGGTCCCTCCTTCG GATGCAAAAGGGTTGAACCCTGGAATGATAGtgttgattgttgttgttgggCTGCTGGTGATTTTCCTGGTAGGAAACTACGCACTTTACGTGTACGCTCAGAGAACTCTTcccccgaagaagaagaagccagtGTCTAAGAAGAAGCTGAAAAAGGAGAGGCTGAAGCAAGGCGTCTCTGCTCCAGGAGAGTAA